Proteins encoded by one window of Desulfomicrobium macestii:
- the rny gene encoding ribonuclease Y: protein MTSQIIITAFICTGLGAVAGFLFKKYITDQENDDARKLSERILDEAKKDAQAHKKEVLLQAQDEVFALKKEVEQDAKDRERELKKNEARLQAKEERLEKKVESLALKESELVSLEKKVAKQERAVEEKEEGLQELIVAQQTRLEEISGLTAEEARARLMQEIESKARHEAAKMVRVIEVEAQETAHRKAQRIIASAVQRYAGDYVSEHTVSSVELPSEDMKGRIIGREGRNIRAIEAATGVDLIIDDTPETVILSAYNPLRREVAKRSLERLISDGRIHPARIEDIVKKVEKEMDVQIREIGEQATFDLGVHGIHPEIVRLLGQLRFRTSFTQNVLQHSLEVAFLCGIMAAELGLDIKKAKRAGLLHDLGKAVDHEVEGPHALIGADLAKKYNESAEIVHAIAAHHEDVPPKSVYAVLVQAADSLSGARPGARKELLESYVKRLEELEGIATGFTGVSRAFAIQAGREVRVMVDCEAVNDDQIYMLSKDIAKQIEEKMTYPGQIRVTVIREKRAVGIAK from the coding sequence ATGACCAGCCAGATCATAATCACCGCTTTCATTTGCACCGGGCTTGGTGCGGTTGCGGGTTTTTTGTTCAAAAAATACATCACCGATCAAGAGAACGACGACGCTCGCAAATTGTCCGAGCGGATTCTGGATGAAGCCAAGAAAGATGCGCAGGCGCACAAGAAAGAGGTTTTGCTCCAGGCCCAGGACGAGGTTTTTGCCCTGAAGAAGGAAGTCGAACAGGATGCCAAGGACCGTGAGCGCGAGCTGAAAAAGAACGAGGCCAGGCTGCAGGCCAAGGAAGAGCGTCTGGAAAAGAAGGTGGAGTCCCTGGCCTTGAAGGAAAGCGAGCTGGTCAGCCTTGAAAAGAAGGTTGCCAAGCAGGAGCGCGCCGTCGAGGAGAAGGAGGAGGGGCTGCAGGAGCTGATCGTTGCCCAGCAGACTCGCCTGGAGGAAATTTCCGGATTGACCGCCGAAGAGGCACGCGCCCGCCTCATGCAGGAAATTGAGAGCAAGGCTCGCCATGAGGCGGCCAAGATGGTGCGGGTGATCGAGGTCGAGGCGCAGGAGACCGCGCATCGCAAGGCGCAGAGGATCATTGCCAGCGCGGTTCAGCGCTACGCAGGCGATTATGTCTCCGAGCATACGGTCAGTTCGGTGGAGTTGCCCAGTGAAGACATGAAGGGCCGCATTATCGGCCGTGAAGGCCGCAATATTCGGGCCATTGAAGCGGCTACGGGTGTGGACCTGATTATCGACGACACGCCGGAAACGGTCATTTTGTCCGCATACAACCCGTTGCGCCGCGAGGTGGCCAAGCGTTCGCTGGAAAGGCTGATCAGCGATGGCCGCATTCATCCCGCACGTATCGAGGATATCGTCAAGAAGGTCGAAAAGGAGATGGATGTCCAGATCCGTGAAATCGGCGAGCAGGCCACTTTCGATCTCGGCGTGCACGGAATTCATCCCGAGATTGTCCGCCTGCTGGGGCAGCTGCGCTTCCGCACCAGTTTTACCCAGAATGTTCTGCAGCATTCCCTTGAGGTTGCTTTTTTGTGCGGAATCATGGCCGCCGAGCTTGGGCTGGACATCAAGAAGGCCAAGCGGGCCGGCCTGCTGCATGATCTGGGCAAGGCCGTGGACCACGAAGTCGAGGGCCCGCATGCGCTCATCGGTGCCGATCTGGCCAAGAAGTACAACGAGTCCGCCGAAATCGTGCACGCCATCGCCGCGCACCATGAGGATGTCCCGCCAAAGTCCGTCTATGCCGTGCTGGTCCAGGCCGCTGATAGCCTCTCCGGAGCACGCCCCGGAGCGCGCAAGGAGCTTTTGGAGAGCTACGTGAAGCGCCTTGAGGAGCTCGAAGGGATCGCCACCGGATTTACCGGCGTGAGCAGGGCCTTCGCCATTCAGGCCGGCCGCGAAGTTCGCGTCATGGTGGATTGCGAGGCGGTCAACGACGACCAGATCTACATGCTGAGCAAGGATATCGCCAAGCAGATAGAGGAAAAGATGACCTACCCCGGTCAGATCCGGGTTACGGTCATCCGCGAAAAGAGGGCCGTTGGCATTGCCAAATAG
- the atpD gene encoding F0F1 ATP synthase subunit beta, whose protein sequence is MSAVNTGKIVQVIGPVVDLEFAEGNLPSILNAVLITNPTIDAEEDNLVVEVAQHLGNSVVRCIAMDNTDGLVRGQIGKDTGKPIQVPVGKASLGRILNVVGRPVDEKGPISSEKMYPIHRPAPGFTEQSTKIEVLETGVKVIDLLVPFPKGGKMGMFGGAGVGKTVILMEMINNIAKNHGGISVFAGVGERTREGNDLYHEMIEAGVLDKACLVYGQMNEPPGARSRVALTALAAAEYFRDEENQDVLLFVDNIFRFTQAGSEVSALLGRMPSAVGYQPTLGTDLGELQERITSTKTGSITSVQAVYVPADDLTDPAPATTFSHLDGTIVLSRQIAELGIYPAVDPLDSTSRILDPNVIGMDHYMTARAVQRLLQKYKDLQDIIAILGMDELSDEDKLSVSRARKIQRFLSQPFFVAAQFTGKEGRYVKLEETIKSFKEIIEGKHDSVPESCFYMVGGLEEALENAKKQ, encoded by the coding sequence ATGAGTGCTGTTAATACCGGTAAAATAGTGCAGGTCATCGGACCTGTTGTTGACTTGGAGTTTGCCGAAGGCAATCTTCCGAGTATTTTGAACGCTGTTCTCATTACGAACCCGACCATTGACGCCGAGGAAGACAACTTGGTTGTCGAAGTCGCGCAGCATCTTGGCAACAGCGTCGTCCGCTGCATCGCCATGGACAACACCGATGGTCTTGTTCGCGGTCAGATCGGCAAGGACACGGGCAAGCCCATTCAGGTGCCCGTCGGCAAGGCTTCCCTGGGACGAATCCTGAACGTCGTTGGTCGCCCCGTGGATGAAAAGGGTCCCATCTCCTCCGAGAAGATGTACCCCATCCATCGTCCTGCTCCCGGTTTCACGGAGCAGTCCACCAAGATTGAAGTGCTGGAGACCGGCGTCAAGGTTATTGACCTGCTCGTTCCCTTTCCCAAGGGTGGAAAGATGGGCATGTTCGGTGGTGCCGGCGTCGGCAAGACCGTTATTCTCATGGAAATGATCAACAACATCGCCAAGAACCACGGTGGCATCTCCGTGTTCGCCGGTGTTGGTGAGCGCACACGCGAAGGAAACGACCTTTACCATGAAATGATAGAAGCTGGCGTTCTGGATAAAGCCTGCCTCGTCTACGGTCAGATGAACGAACCTCCGGGAGCCCGTTCACGCGTTGCGCTGACCGCTCTGGCCGCTGCGGAATATTTCCGTGACGAAGAAAACCAGGACGTGCTGCTGTTCGTCGACAACATCTTCCGTTTCACCCAGGCAGGCTCCGAAGTCTCCGCGCTTCTTGGCCGCATGCCTTCCGCTGTTGGTTACCAGCCGACGCTGGGTACCGACCTTGGTGAACTGCAGGAACGCATCACCTCTACCAAAACGGGTTCCATTACCTCGGTTCAGGCCGTTTACGTCCCTGCCGACGACTTGACCGACCCCGCACCTGCAACGACCTTCTCGCATCTTGACGGAACCATCGTTCTGTCCCGTCAGATCGCGGAGCTTGGCATTTATCCTGCGGTGGATCCTCTTGACTCCACCTCCCGCATTCTGGATCCCAACGTCATCGGCATGGACCACTACATGACTGCCCGTGCCGTGCAGCGTCTGCTCCAGAAATACAAGGATCTGCAGGACATCATCGCGATCCTGGGCATGGACGAGCTGTCTGACGAAGACAAGCTGTCCGTCTCCAGAGCGCGCAAGATTCAGCGTTTCCTGTCCCAGCCGTTCTTCGTTGCCGCCCAGTTTACCGGCAAGGAAGGCCGCTATGTTAAGCTTGAAGAGACCATCAAGAGCTTCAAGGAAATCATTGAAGGCAAGCACGATTCTGTTCCGGAGTCCTGCTTCTACATGGTAGGCGGACTTGAAGAGGCATTGGAAAACGCCAAGAAACAGTAA
- a CDS encoding UbiA-like polyprenyltransferase: MFSIWRKTVLLARMVKIEHSIFALPFAYLGMLWAADGWPGWKIFLALTVAMVAVRSFAMAVNRLADLPIDSKNPRTLTRPLVTGELKVSETLVFIAVSALVFVGACWQLNALCLALSPLALVWSALYSFTKRFTFLCHFFLGTVLGLAPLAGWLAVSPEIALAPVLLGLGVTFWVAGFDILYACQDAEFDRAEGLHSLPAGKGVPIALSLSTFSHVTTALFFLLAGWSAGAGLVYAGFCLVVAVILLFEHRLISADDLSRVNLAFFTLNGFVAVFLFAGAVIDTTLG, translated from the coding sequence ATGTTTTCGATCTGGCGTAAAACCGTTCTGCTGGCGCGCATGGTCAAGATAGAACATTCGATCTTTGCCCTGCCGTTCGCCTATCTCGGGATGCTCTGGGCTGCGGATGGCTGGCCGGGCTGGAAGATATTTCTGGCCCTGACCGTGGCCATGGTGGCCGTGCGCTCCTTCGCCATGGCCGTCAATCGCCTTGCGGATCTTCCCATTGATTCCAAAAACCCGCGCACCCTGACCCGGCCCTTGGTGACGGGCGAACTCAAGGTTTCTGAAACGCTGGTTTTCATAGCCGTCAGCGCCCTTGTCTTCGTCGGGGCGTGCTGGCAGCTCAACGCCCTCTGTCTGGCGCTTTCTCCCTTGGCACTGGTCTGGTCCGCACTCTACAGCTTTACCAAACGGTTCACCTTTCTGTGCCATTTTTTTCTGGGCACGGTGCTTGGGCTTGCACCCCTGGCGGGATGGCTCGCCGTGTCTCCGGAGATTGCGCTTGCTCCCGTCCTTTTGGGCCTTGGAGTGACATTCTGGGTGGCCGGATTTGATATCCTTTACGCCTGTCAGGACGCCGAATTCGATCGGGCCGAGGGCCTGCATTCCTTGCCGGCAGGCAAGGGGGTGCCGATCGCGCTGTCTCTTTCGACCTTCAGCCATGTGACAACAGCCCTCTTTTTTCTTCTGGCCGGCTGGTCTGCCGGGGCCGGGCTTGTTTATGCGGGTTTTTGCCTGGTCGTGGCAGTGATCCTGCTTTTCGAGCACCGCCTGATAAGTGCCGATGACCTGAGCAGGGTCAACCTAGCTTTTTTCACCTTGAACGGGTTTGTAGCGGTTTTCTTGTTTGCGGGCGCGGTCATCGACACGACGCTTGGGTAA
- a CDS encoding cell division protein ZapA, with protein sequence MPGYNLTVLGLDLSFAADVSPERIHKAVDLVHQRYKDLEGRVSHMSKERLLTYLALSLADDYLHDQGKMSQLEGTLQQLLSKIDSPEE encoded by the coding sequence ATGCCAGGATACAATTTGACAGTGCTCGGCCTCGATCTTTCCTTCGCGGCCGACGTCTCGCCCGAGCGGATTCATAAAGCTGTTGACCTGGTTCATCAGCGCTACAAGGATCTCGAAGGGCGGGTCAGTCACATGAGCAAGGAGCGGCTTCTGACATACCTGGCGTTGAGTCTGGCCGACGATTATTTACATGATCAAGGGAAGATGTCGCAACTTGAAGGCACGTTGCAGCAGCTTCTTTCGAAGATAGATAGTCCTGAAGAATAG
- the glmU gene encoding bifunctional UDP-N-acetylglucosamine diphosphorylase/glucosamine-1-phosphate N-acetyltransferase GlmU, with protein sequence MKPELGYVILAAGKGTRMHSDSPKVLQQVLGKPLLGYVYDALTHVPAAQVWTVVGFQSAKVEDCFPGQKGQFVQQEQQLGTGHAVMLSWERVAASGISYLCVLNGDTPHVPVDAIADLVELCAARNAGMGMLTLRLENPFGYGRVIRNAEGCVERVVEEKDFCAADHGGEVFEVNSGVYVFDVKRCGPLLEKMDRNNAQQEYYLTQMIAICAAAGLPVAGLPFGSSDLLRGINSPRELVRFEDSLRRQIVEGLLDSGVILRNCETIFIGPDVAVAPGAEIMGPCEIYGCSRIERGAFISSHCWIKDSILGPCQVKSFSHIEGSHIRAGASVGPYGRIRPGSDIGEDARVGNFVEVKKSVLHAGAKAGHLSYLGDSDIGPGVNIGAGTITCNYDGAKKHRTEIHENAFIGSNTALVAPVVVGAGALVAAGSVVTKNVPDGALCVARARQSNLDRKKKSLQS encoded by the coding sequence ATGAAGCCAGAACTGGGATACGTCATCTTGGCAGCGGGCAAAGGCACGCGCATGCACTCCGATTCCCCCAAGGTTTTACAGCAGGTTTTGGGAAAGCCGCTTCTTGGCTATGTTTATGACGCGTTGACGCACGTGCCTGCGGCTCAGGTCTGGACCGTGGTCGGTTTTCAGTCCGCAAAGGTTGAAGACTGCTTTCCGGGGCAAAAGGGACAGTTTGTCCAGCAGGAGCAGCAACTGGGCACGGGACATGCGGTCATGCTCTCGTGGGAGCGCGTTGCCGCCTCTGGCATTTCTTATCTTTGCGTACTCAACGGAGACACCCCGCACGTTCCGGTTGATGCCATAGCCGATTTGGTTGAATTATGCGCTGCCCGTAACGCGGGCATGGGTATGTTGACCTTGCGGCTTGAAAATCCCTTTGGGTACGGCCGAGTCATCCGCAATGCCGAGGGCTGCGTGGAGCGGGTGGTAGAAGAAAAGGATTTCTGTGCAGCGGATCATGGCGGTGAGGTTTTTGAGGTCAATTCAGGGGTCTATGTGTTCGACGTTAAGCGCTGTGGGCCTCTGCTGGAAAAGATGGACCGCAACAATGCCCAGCAGGAATATTATCTGACCCAGATGATCGCCATCTGCGCTGCCGCAGGGTTGCCGGTCGCGGGATTGCCGTTTGGCAGCTCGGACCTTTTGCGGGGGATCAATTCGCCACGAGAGCTGGTTCGTTTTGAAGATTCCCTGCGTCGCCAGATCGTGGAAGGCTTGCTCGATTCAGGAGTCATCCTTCGTAATTGCGAGACAATTTTCATCGGGCCCGACGTTGCCGTCGCTCCCGGTGCCGAAATAATGGGGCCATGCGAAATTTACGGCTGTTCGCGAATCGAGCGCGGCGCGTTTATCTCTTCTCATTGCTGGATCAAGGATTCGATTCTTGGTCCTTGCCAAGTGAAATCCTTTTCTCATATTGAAGGATCTCACATCCGGGCGGGAGCGAGTGTTGGCCCGTACGGTCGGATCAGACCCGGCTCCGATATCGGAGAGGACGCGCGCGTGGGCAATTTCGTCGAAGTCAAGAAATCCGTGCTCCATGCCGGCGCCAAGGCTGGACATCTTTCCTACCTGGGCGACAGCGATATCGGTCCTGGAGTGAATATCGGCGCGGGAACCATCACCTGCAATTATGACGGCGCGAAGAAACATCGCACCGAAATTCATGAAAACGCCTTTATCGGCAGCAACACGGCGTTGGTCGCTCCCGTGGTCGTGGGAGCCGGCGCTCTTGTCGCCGCCGGTTCAGTGGTTACTAAAAATGTTCCGGATGGTGCCCTGTGCGTGGCCAGGGCCAGACAGTCGAATTTGGACCGCAAGAAAAAATCACTTCAATCCTAG
- a CDS encoding TIGR00282 family metallophosphoesterase: MRILFLGDIVGNSGRQMVKDHLPRLRQELELDVVLANGENASGGLGLSAKSAQELHRCGVDVLTTGNHVWKFPDIRPALENEPWLLRPGNYPVVAPGRGAGVYELGENLPPLMVVNLQGRTFMEAIDCPFAVAETLVAKAPPEAVIVVDMHAEATSEKRALAHLLRGRVQAVVGTHTHVQTNDARILDGMTGYISDLGMCGPEDSCLGMDNDIILRRFRTGLPQRFELAKGPCMLNGALMEVDNGHCRGISAWQYRAS, encoded by the coding sequence ATGCGGATTCTCTTTCTTGGTGACATCGTAGGAAATAGCGGGCGGCAGATGGTCAAGGATCATCTGCCGCGTTTGCGTCAGGAATTGGAGCTGGACGTGGTCCTGGCCAACGGCGAGAACGCTTCCGGCGGACTTGGGCTCTCGGCCAAAAGCGCCCAGGAGCTGCACAGATGCGGCGTCGATGTCCTGACCACCGGCAACCATGTCTGGAAATTTCCCGACATCCGCCCAGCGCTTGAGAATGAACCGTGGCTGCTGCGTCCGGGCAATTATCCCGTAGTGGCGCCGGGACGTGGCGCGGGCGTTTACGAACTGGGTGAAAACCTGCCGCCGCTCATGGTCGTCAATCTGCAAGGCCGGACCTTCATGGAAGCCATCGACTGCCCGTTCGCGGTTGCCGAGACTCTGGTCGCAAAGGCTCCGCCCGAGGCCGTGATCGTGGTCGACATGCATGCCGAAGCCACCTCGGAGAAGCGCGCACTGGCCCATCTGCTGCGCGGGCGGGTTCAGGCAGTGGTCGGCACGCACACCCATGTTCAGACCAATGACGCACGAATTTTGGACGGAATGACCGGCTACATCTCCGATCTTGGGATGTGCGGTCCGGAAGACTCCTGCCTGGGCATGGACAACGACATAATTTTGCGCAGATTTCGGACAGGACTACCCCAGCGTTTTGAACTGGCCAAGGGGCCGTGCATGCTGAACGGGGCGCTTATGGAAGTGGATAACGGCCATTGCCGCGGCATTTCGGCATGGCAATACAGGGCATCTTAA
- a CDS encoding F0F1 ATP synthase subunit epsilon produces MAKTITLEIVTPDKMVLKEEVDYVGAPGINGEFGVLPNHIPFLSALGIGSLYYKLNGKKYFVFVAGGFAEVSPAKVTVLAEVAERAEDIDLERARRAQDRAEQRAKQQQEKLDHAAVQAALARALHRMKCRQTAVSEGTCRM; encoded by the coding sequence ATGGCTAAAACAATTACGCTTGAAATAGTGACACCAGACAAGATGGTGCTCAAGGAAGAGGTCGATTATGTCGGCGCTCCCGGCATCAATGGCGAATTCGGTGTCCTGCCCAATCATATCCCGTTTCTCTCTGCACTTGGTATCGGGAGCCTTTACTACAAACTCAACGGCAAGAAGTACTTCGTTTTTGTTGCCGGCGGTTTTGCCGAAGTCTCCCCTGCAAAGGTGACGGTTCTTGCCGAAGTTGCGGAAAGAGCTGAAGACATCGATCTGGAAAGAGCTCGCAGAGCTCAGGACAGAGCCGAGCAGCGCGCCAAGCAGCAACAGGAGAAATTGGATCACGCAGCCGTGCAGGCTGCATTGGCCAGAGCACTTCATCGCATGAAATGCCGGCAGACAGCTGTAAGTGAAGGCACTTGCCGCATGTAA
- the tyrS gene encoding tyrosine--tRNA ligase, whose amino-acid sequence MTDMELARQLEQIRRGSVEIINEEELITKLRSGTPLRIKAGFDPTAPDLHLGHTVLIQKLKHFQELGHQVIFLIGDFTGMIGDPSGKSETRKKLTREEVLRNAETYKKQIFKILDQERTEIAFNSTWMDTFSAADFIELCSRYTVARMLERDDFEKRFKGNQPISIHEFLYPLVQGYDSVALRADVELGGTDQKFNLLMGRHLQREHGQASQIVLTMPILEGLDGVQKMSKSLGNYIGIDEAPGDMFGKLMSISDELMWRYYELLSDSSLDRISTLREQVASGALHPKTAKEDLAQEITTRFHGATAGAAAREAFNAVFAKQGIPEDIEVFTVQAGALLVDVLSESGVCSSKGDARRMCKQNAVTIDGRKEDDASFAFAPGEYVLKIGKKRFLKLVAA is encoded by the coding sequence ATGACAGATATGGAGCTTGCTCGGCAGCTTGAGCAGATCCGGCGCGGAAGCGTCGAGATCATCAATGAAGAGGAACTGATCACAAAACTGCGCAGCGGCACTCCGCTGCGGATCAAGGCCGGTTTTGACCCCACCGCTCCGGACCTGCACCTTGGGCATACGGTACTGATCCAGAAGCTCAAGCATTTTCAGGAACTCGGACATCAGGTCATTTTTCTGATCGGTGATTTCACCGGCATGATCGGTGATCCCTCCGGAAAATCCGAAACGCGCAAGAAATTGACCCGCGAAGAGGTTCTCCGCAACGCCGAAACCTACAAGAAGCAGATTTTCAAGATCCTGGATCAAGAACGAACCGAAATCGCTTTTAACTCCACCTGGATGGACACGTTTTCCGCTGCGGATTTCATTGAGCTCTGCTCGCGTTACACTGTGGCCCGCATGCTTGAGCGCGATGATTTCGAGAAGCGCTTCAAGGGTAACCAGCCCATCTCCATCCACGAATTCCTGTACCCGCTGGTCCAGGGATACGACTCCGTGGCCCTCAGGGCCGATGTGGAGCTTGGCGGGACGGACCAGAAGTTCAATCTGCTCATGGGCCGCCACCTGCAGCGTGAGCACGGTCAGGCATCGCAGATCGTTTTGACCATGCCCATTCTGGAAGGCCTCGACGGAGTCCAGAAAATGAGCAAGTCGTTGGGCAACTACATTGGCATAGACGAGGCTCCGGGCGACATGTTCGGCAAGCTGATGTCCATCTCCGATGAGCTCATGTGGCGTTATTACGAGTTGCTTTCCGACAGTTCCCTGGACCGGATTTCTACCCTGCGGGAGCAGGTTGCCTCCGGGGCCCTGCATCCCAAGACCGCCAAGGAGGATCTGGCCCAGGAGATCACGACACGGTTTCACGGGGCAACGGCCGGCGCGGCAGCGCGTGAGGCTTTCAACGCCGTTTTCGCCAAGCAGGGCATTCCTGAGGACATCGAGGTTTTCACGGTTCAGGCCGGGGCGCTGCTGGTGGATGTTTTGAGCGAGAGCGGCGTGTGCTCTTCCAAGGGCGATGCCCGCCGGATGTGCAAGCAAAACGCCGTGACCATTGACGGACGCAAGGAAGACGACGCTTCCTTCGCATTCGCGCCGGGGGAATATGTGCTGAAGATCGGCAAGAAAAGATTCCTGAAGCTCGTGGCGGCTTAA